In Treponema vincentii, a single window of DNA contains:
- a CDS encoding YbbR-like domain-containing protein, whose protein sequence is MNIKQILLRLTENWPAKIICLVFAVFLSEFYRGTLLDKRYLIVPLTIENNGLLTPAEQYPAKIKVSIWGDAIGIGSIDENDIIAFINISDFKTEGTYRIPIKTRLAGTVTPLGNMEISTEPAILTLRLATSIRKQVPVTLSLKGIPADGYEVTESSLEPAAVEIECPAELVEKINELVTEPLSIEARTSGFSGTAAIINNNPLISIVGKAQVQHTVKNKRNNYPKKI, encoded by the coding sequence ATGAATATAAAACAAATATTACTCCGGCTTACCGAAAATTGGCCGGCTAAAATTATCTGTCTTGTCTTTGCCGTTTTCCTTTCGGAATTTTATCGCGGAACTCTATTGGATAAACGATATCTCATTGTACCGCTTACGATTGAAAATAACGGCCTCCTCACACCTGCGGAACAATATCCCGCAAAGATAAAGGTTAGCATTTGGGGCGATGCAATCGGAATCGGTTCCATCGATGAAAATGATATTATTGCTTTTATCAATATATCCGATTTTAAAACCGAAGGGACGTATCGAATACCGATCAAAACTCGGTTGGCGGGGACGGTAACGCCGCTCGGCAATATGGAAATTAGTACGGAACCGGCAATTTTAACGCTTCGATTGGCGACAAGTATACGCAAACAGGTGCCCGTTACGCTTTCTTTAAAAGGGATCCCAGCCGACGGATATGAGGTAACCGAAAGTTCGCTGGAACCGGCAGCTGTTGAAATTGAATGTCCTGCCGAACTCGTTGAAAAAATCAACGAACTTGTGACTGAGCCGCTTTCGATAGAAGCGCGTACGAGCGGTTTTTCGGGAACAGCCGCCATCATCAACAACAACCCGTTAATTTCTATCGTCGGTAAGGCACAGGTACAACATACGGTAAAAAATAAACGAAACAACTATCCAAAAAAAATTTGA
- the acpS gene encoding holo-ACP synthase: MIVGFGIDAVAISRIRRWMEDEGLLARFFHPQELRETKSRGLTAAYSLAARFAAKEAYGKALGTGLKGITLKNILVTNNPNGKPELTLLGDAATPFKRICGTRIHLSLTHESNMAIAAVILES; encoded by the coding sequence ATGATTGTCGGTTTCGGAATAGATGCCGTTGCTATCAGTCGTATACGGCGGTGGATGGAAGATGAAGGACTGCTTGCTCGCTTTTTTCATCCGCAAGAATTGAGGGAAACTAAAAGTAGAGGCTTGACCGCTGCCTACTCTTTGGCAGCCCGCTTTGCCGCGAAAGAAGCGTATGGAAAAGCGCTCGGTACAGGATTAAAAGGGATAACACTAAAAAATATTCTCGTTACCAATAATCCGAACGGAAAACCTGAATTGACACTCTTAGGAGATGCAGCAACGCCATTCAAGCGTATCTGCGGTACCCGTATCCATCTTTCACTGACCCATGAAAGTAATATGGCTATTGCAGCTGTAATATTGGAAAGTTAG
- a CDS encoding DUF2225 domain-containing protein gives MKREEDQQSKKEVAISYYSKDQIECPVCGAKFKREEMYSGGGRVIAGDLTEELRRLYEPSAKYGEVYPLIYSMTVCPQCLYTGFTQDFRVIEKPIAERLLEAMNERYSAVKGLFGYIDFNTARTLHAGAASYYLALLCYDHFDSKYSPTIKQAICALRAAWLFSTLGEKEPEENYTYISKLFYQKALFLYRRALELETTGKEMIAGLKSFGPDVDKNYGYDGVIYLGALLEYRYGQRQDAETRLKRLEMHKIALAKLFGLGKSSKAKPGPILEHARTLYDALKLELKETDDDD, from the coding sequence ATGAAACGTGAAGAAGATCAGCAAAGCAAAAAAGAAGTAGCTATTTCTTATTATTCCAAGGATCAGATTGAATGTCCCGTATGCGGGGCAAAGTTTAAACGAGAAGAAATGTATTCCGGTGGCGGCCGCGTTATCGCCGGTGATTTAACGGAGGAATTGCGCCGCTTATATGAACCGTCGGCGAAATACGGAGAGGTCTATCCACTTATCTACAGTATGACCGTTTGTCCGCAATGTTTATACACAGGATTTACCCAGGACTTTAGAGTTATTGAAAAGCCGATTGCCGAAAGATTACTCGAAGCTATGAATGAGCGCTACAGTGCGGTAAAAGGTCTTTTTGGGTATATTGATTTTAATACTGCCAGAACACTTCATGCAGGAGCGGCGTCCTATTATCTGGCCTTACTCTGCTACGACCATTTCGATTCAAAATATTCTCCTACTATTAAGCAGGCAATATGTGCGCTTCGCGCCGCGTGGCTCTTTTCAACGCTCGGAGAAAAAGAACCGGAGGAGAATTACACCTATATTTCAAAACTCTTTTATCAGAAAGCGCTGTTCTTATATCGACGAGCGCTTGAATTGGAAACAACCGGTAAAGAGATGATAGCAGGTTTAAAATCCTTCGGGCCTGATGTAGATAAAAATTATGGGTACGACGGCGTTATTTATCTGGGAGCATTATTGGAGTACCGGTACGGTCAGAGGCAAGATGCCGAAACGCGGCTAAAACGGCTTGAAATGCATAAAATCGCGTTGGCAAAACTATTCGGCCTCGGAAAATCCTCCAAAGCTAAGCCCGGCCCTATTTTGGAACATGCCCGCACTCTCTATGATGCATTAAAACTCGAATTAAAAGAAACCGATGACGACGACTGA
- the truA gene encoding tRNA pseudouridine(38-40) synthase TruA, which produces MTTTDPDPAIPQRNILLRISYDGTHFHGWQKQLRHGQESFRTVQGEIEQALALLHKHPVELFGSGRTDAGVHACGQAAHFFTDIARIKPESFIPALNSALPKDVRIMEAVHVSDNLHARFSARSRTYRYFIHCGKTAFAHQLPYCWHIRREPNINLLNKMASVLSGELDCTTFSAAGDQSKSKSRYIYSAHFFTDREFLVFEISANAFLWRMVRSITGTLLHYEQQNGTKEDFEAVLRSKDRRNAGETAPPQGLFLWSIEYPQNLLTPLAEAVIIG; this is translated from the coding sequence ATGACGACGACTGATCCCGATCCGGCTATCCCGCAACGGAATATTCTGCTCCGTATTTCATACGACGGAACACATTTCCACGGATGGCAGAAACAGCTGCGGCACGGACAAGAATCGTTCCGCACCGTGCAGGGCGAAATAGAGCAGGCATTGGCGCTGCTACATAAGCACCCCGTCGAGCTTTTCGGTTCGGGGAGAACCGATGCGGGCGTCCATGCGTGCGGGCAGGCTGCTCATTTTTTTACCGATATAGCGCGGATTAAACCGGAAAGTTTTATTCCGGCGCTCAATTCCGCACTGCCCAAGGATGTCCGGATTATGGAAGCAGTTCACGTTTCCGATAACCTGCATGCCCGTTTCAGTGCCCGATCCCGTACATACCGGTATTTCATCCATTGTGGGAAAACCGCTTTTGCGCATCAATTACCCTATTGCTGGCACATACGGCGAGAACCGAATATTAACCTGCTCAACAAGATGGCAAGCGTCCTATCAGGCGAGTTGGATTGTACGACGTTCTCTGCCGCAGGCGATCAAAGTAAAAGTAAATCGCGCTATATCTATAGTGCTCATTTTTTTACCGATCGGGAGTTTCTGGTGTTTGAAATTTCCGCCAATGCCTTTTTGTGGCGCATGGTACGCTCGATAACCGGTACTTTACTGCACTATGAGCAGCAGAACGGCACAAAAGAGGATTTTGAGGCTGTGCTTCGCTCAAAAGACCGCCGGAATGCGGGAGAAACCGCTCCTCCGCAAGGGCTTTTTTTGTGGTCGATTGAGTATCCGCAAAATTTACTGACACCACTGGCGGAAGCCGTGATAATCGGATAA